The Anopheles maculipalpis chromosome 3RL, idAnoMacuDA_375_x, whole genome shotgun sequence genomic sequence AGTGGGTTGTAAACCTCTTCAGCAAGCAATTTTTCATAGGTACGAtgaccaaataaataaaagatacTCGATCAATAATAGAACAATTCCTTAACTTTCGAATTTTAAAAGtatttcccattttttatTGACCAGATAAGTTCGAGCTAGACCAATCggagaaatcttttttttaaatttattcaatacCTGTAATAAAACTACTGCGTAGTTATGATATTGAACACTATATGTTCGAAGTGATTCCTACCTCTATTATTTCCAAAACAACACATATTCCGAGATGTCTATTTGTAAACGCTTCATGTGTTTGGTGGTCCCCAACTCGTCACCGTACTATTATAATTTTGAACGCTGTGTTGATGCAACCGGTAATTGGAACTCTTATCATGCAAACGTGAAGCATTCTTTAGCCGGACCAAATGCGTTGTTCACTCTGATTGTTGCGGGATCggaattttaactttttatcattttatcatCATTAGCTTATTTGAAGACCAAAGGTAACTTTAAAAACAGTTTCGCTTTACTAgtgtttcttccttttttctgttttgtatccttttttaaatttatgttcgaaatGTGCAAGTTTCCCTTCCTGCAGTTcctaaaaataatgtttatcaAAATAAGTACGAAGTTTTTCAGAGGATTATATAAAACCATGCAGGTTTGGACTGACATAAAGGGGCTCTTAATGTCTGCTGAATTGGCATGAGAATAAAAGAACCTGGGTCAGTCAATACCCGATCATCAGCATATCTAATGATTTTTGTAATGTCTGAAAATAAATCCGAAAGAACTGCATCGtgaaatttaatatatttagACCCAAGATGGAGTAGGGAATCTGGCAGGGCATATGAGATCTAGAATAGCCTTGAGAGCATATTTGGGATTTTTGCAGTTTGTAGCAGCAGACAAGCAGAGGCGGATCCTTTGACCGAGGGCAAAGGTGAATCTCAGGGCGCATTActcaaaatcaaatcaaaataaaaagtgTTGAGCGAGGAAGGTGGGAAGGGTGGCTACTGACAAGCAGCACCGAGACCCTCTATCTACATCTCCATCGTGTGACGTACAAAACGCTTACAGGAGAGACTATTCCATTGCAAAtgatcaatcaaacaaacaacgaaTACAGGACGAATTTTTAAAGACAATTTCGGAATATATAGAAAGTAATTCAATTTATACCCTATAACCGGTGCATTAATATTTCCAGAAGCCAGTTTGTATTCATTTTGAAATGATATAATTTCTGTGAGTGAAATAGCTTGTatgtgtatcttttttttgttaacagtTTTGTCCGAAAATTTACAAACAGTTTGCACAATTCACACTCCATCGTCCGCGATTTACTGTACAGGGGAGAATATTACGcgcccaaacacacacacacacgcacacctacACACTGTCAACGTTTACGTTTGCCGCactgataatgatgatcatgatgataTGTTCAGCAGCAGAAGCTTAACGGTAGATTAAAGGTTAACGATACATTTTGCGTTTTACATGCTGCGAAGGAGGAAGGACATTTGCGAGATCTTGATCGATGAATAACTATCTGCTTGGGTAACTATTTTCTGTCCGTGATGATTGCTTGCCATCGATCCTGTAggacagagagaaagatgtTGTTAGATGTTGATGTGAAAGGTTAGCTGTGGATGGGAAGTTACAAACCATATTTATTTCCCACGCAGTCCCATAAACCCGTTTGGAACTCTTTTCGGAGGTGCCGCATTTAGATGCATCGAAGGTCCAAACGCTGGATCAAGCACGAGGAAGTTTGGATATTCTTTGGCCATTCGATCGGTGTTCTGAGAGGGTTAAATGTAGGGATAAGTGTGTCGTATGCTTTTACTCTTTTCTTTACTGTGCGTCTTACCAATTCGTCCAAACTCCATCGTTCGTCCAGCGTTGTATCGAAGCTCTTCTTTCCACGCATTCCTAAGAAGAATTAGAGTGTTACAGTGATAAGAAATAGGCTGTCGTATAAAAAAGCGTACCCATAAATCCGGAAGGTGCACGTTTGCCATCTCGGTACGAGTTGGGACCACCTCTTGACGCCTGATTGTTCCAACTAAACAGCGAGAGTGACTTTTTGCCCCGCATTCCTACCGACGGAAGAAAGTGAAGGACCGTTAATTGGATTACTGTCTGCCCGAATGTCTTGCGATATCGCGTACCATTAAATCCGGAAGGAATACGTCGTCCTCGCATGCCCGTAAATCCCGTCGGCGCTCGTTTAAGAAGATTTCGTCCACTACCAAACCCGTACGGATCCCGTCCATTCTCGTCCTCACCGTTCTGCACCGCCCGGAATGGCTGAAATTGCAGTAATTTGTTTATACGCGATTGGCTTATTTCGATGGATCAAAGCGATACCGATACCTGCTCGCTGTGCGGCATAAACATCTCGTTTTCCTCCTCGAGGCCGGCCCTGTTTCCGGATGTCAATAGATACACGGACGCAGATGCAAAAATTGATTCATTTATCAATCAATCGCTGCATAATGAATGACGACAACATTCAACCTACCTCAGACCGTCCAACAGCTCCGGACTGAAACGCCATCGGGGCATACCGTTCCAGCTGTACGGGCCCCGTGCTAATCCATCCGCACCGTGGCCGCTCGGCAGGATTCGTGACTCATCGGTCGGTGAGTGAGTCGGCGGTGGAAGATCGTTATCGTTGAATGCATTTTCATTGAATGCCATGTAATTGGGCCTATCGTCGTCATCGGGGCTCGGGACACCATCGACAGGAATCTCCTGGCGGATGGGTGGTTCGTACAATGGGAAGCGAGG encodes the following:
- the LOC126565273 gene encoding tachykinins-like; translated protein: MSRPFVILALVCLANVCVSVSGLSETPADVPEIPVDGVPSPDDDDRPNYMAFNENAFNDNDLPPPTHSPTDESRILPSGHGADGLARGPYSWNGMPRWRFSPELLDGLRAGLEEENEMFMPHSEQPFRAVQNGEDENGRDPYGFGSGRNLLKRAPTGFTGMRGRRIPSGFNGMRGKKSLSLFSWNNQASRGGPNSYRDGKRAPSGFMGMRGKKSFDTTLDERWSLDELNTDRMAKEYPNFLVLDPAFGPSMHLNAAPPKRVPNGFMGLRGK